One genomic segment of Hordeum vulgare subsp. vulgare chromosome 2H, MorexV3_pseudomolecules_assembly, whole genome shotgun sequence includes these proteins:
- the LOC123431350 gene encoding NAC domain-containing protein 30-like, translating into MLAMEQQHHEQEESCVPPGFRFHPTEEELVGYYLARKVAAQKIDLDIIQEVDLYRIEPWDLQERCGGGRGGRGARQAPEDDQTSSEWYFFSFKDRKYPTGTRTNRATAAGFWKATGRDKPVTSSRSRGVIGMRKTLVFYTGRAPNGRKTDWIIHEYRLQTNEHAPTQEEGWVVCRAFQKPTPNQRPSYIFPAYAAAPGLGGYYDTRPWLLHGQAGDHHFLQSASGATGAGGLGFPGQGIQYSDDVLESKHSLLGSIPQLIESPPTISTTVAGCGDAGYDIIQQGEAAAGIDWNFLDSLLSTSQLHQYSATAASHLQLQQ; encoded by the exons ATGCTAGCAATGGAGCAGCAGCACCATGAGCAGGAGGAGTCGTGTGTTCCCCCGGGATTCAGGTTCCACCCAACAGAGGAGGAGCTGGTGGGTTATTACCTAGCCAGAAAGGTGGCAGCCCAGAAGATCGACCTCGACATCATCCAGGAGGTGGACCTCTACAGGATCGAGCCATGGGACCTCCAAG AGAggtgcggcggcggcaggggaggaCGAGGAGCGCGTCAGGCGCCGGAGGACGACCAGACATCTTCTGAGTGGTACTTCTTCAGCTTCAAGGACCGCAAGTACCCGACCGGCACGCGCACCAACCGCGCCACGGCGGCCGGGTTCTGGAAGGCCACCGGCAGGGACAAGCCGGTGACGTCCTCGAGGAGCCGCGGCGTGATCGGCATGAGGAAGACGCTGGTGTTCTACACGGGCCGCGCACCCAACGGCAGGAAGACCGACTGGATCATCCACGAGTACCGCCTCCAGACAAACGAGCACGCGCCCACACAG GAGGAAGGTTGGGTGGTGTGCCGTGCGTTCCAGAAGCCAACCCCGAACCAGAGACCGTCCTACATCTTCCCCGCATACGCCGCCGCCCCGGGTCTCGGCGGCTACTACGACACGCGGCCGTGGCTGCTGCACGGCCAAGCCGGCGACCACCATTTCCTGCAGAGCGCCAGCGGGGCTACGGGAGCCGGCGGCCTCGGTTTCCCCGGCCAGGGCATCCAGTACTCTGACGACGTGCTGGAGTCCAAGCACAGTCTCTTGGGCAGCATCCCGCAGCTGATTGAGAGCCCACCAACGATCTCCACCACCGTTGCTGGTTGCGGCGACGCCGGCTACGACATCATCCAGCAGGGAGAGGCGGCGGCTGGCATCGACTGGAATTTTCTGGACAGCCTGCTGTCCACGTCGCAGCTCCACCAATACTCCGCTACTGCTGCTTCACACCTGCAGCTGCAGCAGTGA